The following are encoded together in the Zingiber officinale cultivar Zhangliang chromosome 8A, Zo_v1.1, whole genome shotgun sequence genome:
- the LOC122009804 gene encoding cation/H(+) antiporter 15-like, translating into MPNVQYEDNIFMDGAWRDKGVHISDLFHAKFSLMIIQCLVILMVTRSVGYILKPFNQPRIVADLIVALLLSPTIINKISFQNGSEMSSMTLYEIIFPPMSFALVEIFGFLGLIYYVFLVAIRLDAKVIREKSVMVLPVAAATVALPFLAVVIAIVIFGLAAPMEDDSFRPSRRQQATFTFVLGFALSVPAFPIMARLLAEVKLPNGEIGQIVLPAAMVADVTSWIVLAVCFAFVGPASEALAPLWVVLAGACHVVVCAFMIRPLLVWLGRRTSSSQSVKIEVMGLVIGLVPAAGLSAAVIGLHPALGVLVLGLVVPRGPLTAALTQRLESYVINALLPFTIISSAHAIDVLDALTTSAEESEHYTLSLVCVAIVGTLAKLGAGMAVSPLFSLPHTEGLSIGALMNTIGPLEIIILNTGKDRKIFGDRIHGFLLIWSLVSTAMVRPILTAIEERKLRRSPAATYKNRNLQLSGFDSDLRVVACVHTVRNAPSITSLLQLANHFPLSVCAVHLAELTSSAPAMLIVHDAADGQRTLPIGDIHTTTSSGLDNQVDSQPITSAFQRFQQRSTNATVSSLTAVSSYSSMADDVFRIAEGYRATLVVLPFHRQLAIDGQMEEINPNVRSVNQGILAGAPCSVAVLVDRGQLVDLDSKLSKYRVALLFFGGPHDREALLYASRFSNRPGVHLTVVRFMSVSQPHTPKAMPAISMARVEQRIDDEYVREFRQQYASRASVAYEERVVADCEETVAAIREMGGAHNLYMVGRAPGGDSTSVLLASLSNFVEFKELGPIGDLLVSAEFSATASVLVVQQYSGDQQCIWDMDEISSRSGGMARRDGYNVIRR; encoded by the exons ATGCCGAATGTCCAGTATGAAGATAACATTTTCATGGACGGGGCTTGGAGGGACAAGGGTGTCCACATTTCCGACTTATTTCACGCCAAATTTTCTCTTATGATCATTCAGTGCCTTGTAATTCTGATGGTCACCCGCTCCGTCGGCTACATCCTCAAGCCCTTCAACCAGCCCCGCATTGTGGccgacttaatt GTTGCTCTACTATTGAGTCCGACGATCATCAATAAGATCTCTTTCCAGAATGGGTCGGAGATGAGCTCGATGACTCTATACGAGATAATCTTCCCGCCGATGAGCTTTGCTCTGGTGGAAATTTTCGGCTTCTTGGGGCTCATCTACTACGTCTTCCTCGTCGCCATCCGACTCGATGCCAAAGTAATCAGGGAGAAGAGCGTGATGGTGTTGCCCGTGGCCGCCGCCACCGTCGCCCTCCCATTCCTCGCCGTCGTCATTGCCATCGTTATCTTTGGCCTGGCCGCCCCGATGGAAGATGACAGCTTCAGACCCTCCCGAAGGCAACAGGCCACGTTCACCTTCGTCCTCGGCTTCGCCCTCTCTGTTCCTGCCTTCCCAATCATGGCGCGCCTCCTAGCCGAGGTCAAGCTCCCCAACGGGGAGATCGGCCAGATCGTGCTCCCGGCGGCCATGGTGGCTGACGTGACCTCGTGGATCGTCCTCGCAGTGTGCTTCGCCTTCGTCGGGCCTGCCTCTGAGGCCCTGGCGCCGCTATGGGTGGTTCTCGCCGGCGCATGCCACGTGGTGGTATGCGCGTTTATGATCAGGCCGCTGCTGGTGTGGCTGGGGAGGAGGACGTCCTCGTCCCAGTCCGTGAAAATCGAGGTCATGGGATTGGTGATCGGCTTAGTGCCAGCGGCGGGGCTGTCGGCTGCGGTCATCGGCTTGCACCCTGCCTTGGGTGTACTTGTGCTGGGGCTGGTGGTGCCCAGGGGGCCGCTCACGGCGGCGCTCACGCAGAGACTCGAGAGCTAcgtcatcaatgccctgctaccTTTCACTATCATCAGCAGCGCCCACGCGATCGACGTTCTGGACGCCCTGACGACAAGTGCGGAGGAGTCAGAGCACTACACGCTGAGTTTGGTTTGTGTCGCGATTGTGGGGACGCTGGCAAAGTTGGGGGCAGGCATGGCCGTGTCGCCCCTGTTTTCCCTGCCGCACACAGAGGGTTTGTCGATCGGGGCGTTGATGAATACGATCGGACCCTTGGAGATTATAATCCTCAACACGGGCAAGGATCGAAAG ATCTTTGGTGACAGGATCCACGGATTTCTATTGATTTGGTCGTTGGTTTCCACGGCAATGGTGAGGCCGATCTTGACGGCGATCGAAGAGCGTAAGCTCCGCCGCTCTCCTGCTGCCACGTACAAGAATCGGAACCTGCAACTGTCTGGCTTCGACTCCGACCTGCGCGTCGTGGCCTGCGTCCACACAGTCCGGAACGCCCCCTCCATCACCAGCCTCCTCCAACTTGCCAACCACTTTCCGCTCTCAGTCTGCGCCGTCCACCTTGCTGAGCTCACCAGCTCCGCTCCAGCAATGCTCATCGTCCACGACGCCGCCGACGGCCAACGCACTCTTCCGATTGGGGACATTCACACCACGACGTCGTCTGGGCTGGACAACCAAGTGGATTCGCAACCCATCACTTCGGCCTTCCAGAGGTTCCAGCAACGGTCCACAAACGCCACCGTCTCGTCCCTCACCGCCGTCTCCTCCTACTCCTCCATGGCCGACGACGTCTTCCGCATCGCCGAGGGCTACCGTGCCACCCTCGTCGTCCTACCGTTCCACCGCCAGCTGGCCATCGACGGCCAGATGGAGGAGATCAACCCCAATGTGCGCAGCGTCAACCAGGGCATCCTCGCCGGAGCGCCTTGCTCCGTCGCGGTCCTTGTCGACCGCGGTCAACTGGTCGACCTCGACTCCAAACTCAGCAAGTACCGTGTGGCGCTCCTCTTCTTCGGCGGACCCCACGACCGGGAGGCGCTCCTCTACGCTAGCCGCTTCTCGAATAGGCCTGGGGTCCACCTCACAGTGGTGCGGTTCATGTCTGTCAGCCAACCACACACTCCCAAGGCGATGCCGGCGATATCGATGGCCAGGGTGGAGCAGCGAATCGACGACGAGTACGTAAGGGAGTTCAGGCAGCAGTACGCGAGCCGCGCGTCGGTGGCGTACGAGGAGAGGGTGGTGGCGGATTGCGAGGAGACGGTGGCCGCTATCAGGGAGATGGGTGGCGCGCACAACTTGTACATGGTGGGTAGGGCACCGGGTGGAGATTCAACGTCGGTGCTGTTGGCGAGTTTGTCGAACTTCGTGGAGTTCAAGGAGCTGGGGCCGATTGGGGATTTGTTGGTGTCGGCGGAGTTCTCAGCTACGGCATCGGTGTTGGTGGTGCAGCAGTACTCGGGGGATCAGCAGTGCATCTGGGATATGGATGAAATATCCAGCCGGAGCGGAGGAATGGCGAGGCGGGACGGTTACAACGTCATTCGCCGGTGA
- the LOC122011380 gene encoding cyclin-dependent kinases regulatory subunit 1-like: protein MGQIQYSEKYMDDIYEYRHVVLPQEVAKALPKNRLLSENEWRAIGVQQSRGWVHYAIHRPEPHIMLFRRPLNYQQQQENNPAAVISHAAQILPK, encoded by the exons ATGGGACAGATTCAATACTCGGAGAAGTACATGGACGATATCTACGAGTACAG GCATGTGGTTCTTCCACAAGAGGTGGCTAAAGCGCTGCCGAAGAACCGCCTCCTTTCTGAG AACGAGTGGCGGGCGATTGGGGTGCAGCAGAGCAGGGGATGGGTGCACTACGCGATCCACCGTCCTGAGCCGCATATCATGCTCTTCCGGCGTCCACTCAACTACCAGCAGCAGCAGGAGAACAACCCGGCTGCGGTCATCTCTCATGCCGCCCAAATCCTCCCCAAGTGA